GAAGGGAGGGCGCCCAGTGAAGGTCGGTTTGATCCTGATCCCGGTGCTGATCGTTGTCAGCGGAGTGGTCGCATACGTCGGGAACATGGTCGGCAGGGCGATCGGCCGGCGCCGACTTACTGTCCTGGGGCTCAGGCCGCGGCACACCGCCCACGTGATCGCCGTGGCGACGGGCATGCTGATCACACTTATCACGCTGGTCTCGGTAGT
The sequence above is drawn from the Armatimonadota bacterium genome and encodes:
- a CDS encoding DUF3084 domain-containing protein encodes the protein MVDPGVASCRCASAGGGRRVSHLPEGRARAVFRKGGRPVKVGLILIPVLIVVSGVVAYVGNMVGRAIGRRRLTVLGLRPRHTAHVIAVATGMLITLITLVSVV